A genome region from Flavobacterium sp. CFS9 includes the following:
- the arfB gene encoding alternative ribosome rescue aminoacyl-tRNA hydrolase ArfB — MDIEKIISELSFKAVRSSGAGGQNVNKVSSKVVLTFDLNVSQALSEEEKLLLQKNIAARLTTENILILNCDEDRSQLKNKDIVIKRFLEIIKKGLHVPKVRKATKIPKSVIKKRIRDKKSVSEIKQSRKKPNLD; from the coding sequence ATGGATATCGAAAAAATCATATCAGAGTTAAGTTTTAAAGCTGTACGAAGCAGTGGTGCGGGTGGACAAAATGTAAACAAAGTGTCATCGAAAGTAGTGTTGACCTTTGATCTGAATGTGTCTCAGGCACTGTCTGAAGAAGAAAAACTGCTTTTACAAAAGAATATAGCAGCGCGTCTAACTACAGAAAATATCCTGATTTTAAATTGCGATGAAGACAGAAGTCAGCTTAAAAATAAAGACATTGTTATAAAACGCTTTTTAGAGATAATCAAAAAAGGACTGCATGTTCCAAAAGTTCGTAAAGCCACTAAAATTCCTAAATCGGTGATTAAAAAGCGAATCAGGGATAAAAAGAGCGTTTCAGAGATAAAACAATCCAGAAAGAAACCTAATTTGGATTAA
- a CDS encoding TonB-dependent receptor: MKTFFLSTKVLIHKGSKIQKSSRTKSIFLLLFSIFFSQFSFAQEQDSTKVNKLDDVLVSAVRVTAKTPVSFSNLDKKDIKFRNLGQDIPILMNYLPSVVTTSDAGGGIGYTGIRVRGSDATRVNVTINGIPYNDAESQGTFWVNMPDFASSVESLQLQRGVGTSTNGSSAFGASLNMLTDNYATKATGEVSSSYGSFNSNKNTVKFSTGLLNDHFELAGRLSTIKSDGYVDRASSDLKSYFLQGTYVGKTTLIKALVFGGTEKTYQSWNGIDAEKLNSDRTYNSAGKYKDEAGNTHFYDNETDNYKQNHYQLHWSESFSDKWSSNLALHYTKGQGYYENFKYNEPVKGYGAIQPTKMVENDLGELVPGTDLIRQKWLDNDFYGTTFSVKYKEEKLDVIVGGGWNKYEGAHFGKVIWARNSSQALPGDHYYDDFSTKTDGNIFAKANYQLTEKLSFYGDLQYRNVTYKANGKDTGLVDDNFNFFNPKAGLNYAVNSKNTFYFSYARANREPNRTDYEGGNVKPEKLNDFELGWRFNSEKFQLNSNVYYMAYKDQLILTGRLDDVGAPIRANTEKSYRLGLEVDATIQLSEKFILRPNFTLSSNKNIDLAVEGTHYGTTNIAYSPSVIAGNIIVYSPIQNLHISLLQKFVGEQYMNNIELPAAKLADYFVNDLNVSYEIKPKSVFKSILITGLVNNFLDKKYVSNGAMWDVYPYYYPQAGINFLAGLTLKF; the protein is encoded by the coding sequence ATGAAAACTTTTTTTTTAAGTACTAAGGTACTAATTCACAAAGGTTCTAAGATTCAAAAGTCGAGCAGAACCAAATCTATTTTCTTACTTCTTTTTTCTATTTTCTTTTCTCAATTTTCTTTCGCGCAAGAGCAGGATTCTACGAAAGTTAATAAACTGGATGATGTTCTAGTTTCGGCAGTTCGCGTTACTGCTAAAACTCCGGTAAGTTTCAGTAATCTGGATAAAAAGGATATTAAATTTAGAAATCTGGGTCAGGATATTCCAATTTTAATGAATTATCTGCCATCGGTTGTTACTACTTCTGACGCCGGGGGAGGAATAGGCTACACCGGAATCAGAGTACGTGGTAGCGATGCTACAAGAGTAAATGTAACGATTAACGGAATTCCTTATAATGATGCTGAAAGTCAGGGAACTTTTTGGGTAAATATGCCTGATTTTGCTTCTTCTGTTGAGAGTTTGCAATTGCAAAGAGGTGTTGGAACATCGACTAATGGCTCTTCTGCTTTTGGAGCCAGTTTGAATATGCTGACAGACAATTATGCTACAAAAGCGACCGGAGAAGTTTCAAGTTCTTATGGAAGTTTCAACTCCAATAAAAATACGGTAAAATTCAGTACAGGCTTACTCAACGATCATTTTGAGCTGGCAGGGCGTTTGTCTACCATTAAATCCGATGGTTATGTAGATCGCGCAAGTTCTGATTTAAAATCGTATTTTCTTCAGGGAACTTATGTTGGTAAAACGACTTTAATCAAGGCTCTGGTTTTTGGAGGAACCGAAAAAACATACCAGTCCTGGAATGGAATAGATGCTGAAAAACTAAATTCGGACCGTACTTATAATTCAGCCGGAAAATATAAAGATGAAGCAGGAAATACTCATTTTTACGATAATGAAACCGATAATTACAAACAAAACCATTATCAATTGCATTGGAGTGAATCGTTTTCTGATAAATGGAGCAGCAATTTAGCCCTTCATTATACTAAAGGACAAGGATACTACGAAAACTTCAAATACAATGAGCCAGTTAAAGGATATGGGGCGATTCAGCCTACTAAAATGGTAGAAAATGACCTTGGAGAATTAGTTCCGGGAACGGATCTAATTCGTCAGAAATGGCTAGACAACGACTTTTACGGGACAACTTTTTCTGTAAAATACAAAGAAGAGAAATTAGACGTAATCGTAGGCGGAGGCTGGAATAAATACGAGGGAGCTCATTTTGGTAAAGTAATCTGGGCCAGAAATTCTTCTCAGGCTCTGCCTGGAGATCATTACTATGATGATTTTTCGACCAAAACAGATGGGAATATCTTCGCGAAAGCCAATTATCAGTTAACAGAAAAACTTAGCTTTTATGGGGATTTACAATACAGAAATGTAACTTACAAGGCTAACGGAAAAGACACAGGATTAGTTGATGATAACTTCAATTTCTTTAACCCTAAAGCAGGTTTAAATTACGCAGTCAACTCAAAAAATACTTTTTACTTTTCATACGCAAGAGCGAATCGTGAACCTAACAGAACCGATTACGAAGGCGGGAATGTAAAGCCTGAAAAATTAAATGATTTTGAATTAGGTTGGAGATTCAATTCAGAGAAATTTCAATTGAATTCGAATGTCTATTATATGGCTTACAAAGATCAGTTGATTTTGACCGGAAGACTGGATGATGTTGGAGCTCCAATTCGTGCTAACACGGAGAAAAGTTACCGTCTAGGTTTAGAAGTTGATGCTACAATACAGCTTTCTGAAAAGTTTATCCTTAGACCTAATTTCACTTTAAGCAGTAATAAAAATATTGATTTAGCGGTTGAAGGGACACATTATGGAACAACCAATATCGCTTATTCTCCATCAGTTATCGCAGGAAATATTATTGTATATAGTCCAATCCAAAATCTGCACATTTCGCTATTGCAAAAGTTTGTAGGAGAACAATACATGAACAATATCGAATTACCAGCAGCGAAACTGGCAGATTATTTCGTAAACGATTTGAATGTGTCTTATGAAATCAAACCAAAATCAGTATTCAAATCTATTTTGATTACAGGTCTGGTAAACAATTTTCTGGATAAAAAATATGTTTCAAATGGAGCAATGTGGGATGTGTACCCTTACTACTATCCTCAGGCAGGAATTAATTTCTTAGCAGGATTGACATTGAAATTCTAG
- a CDS encoding Rieske (2Fe-2S) protein, which translates to MKKFWHLIVFVSLLFSCSENSRRDKNPYIPSYAVNLSVDTNLPAYSNLKFVSNGVIIPNYGAKGIIIFNTGSGYNAFDAACPNQPVTSCTAMTIDGINAVCSCDKTAYSLFTGLGGKDYPLKQYRVEFTGTIIHVYN; encoded by the coding sequence ATGAAAAAATTCTGGCACTTAATTGTCTTTGTTTCTCTGCTTTTCTCCTGTAGTGAAAATAGTAGACGCGACAAAAACCCTTACATTCCTAGTTATGCTGTTAACCTGTCTGTTGATACTAATCTGCCTGCTTATTCCAATCTTAAATTTGTAAGTAATGGTGTGATTATTCCAAATTACGGAGCAAAAGGAATTATCATTTTTAATACCGGAAGTGGTTACAATGCGTTTGATGCTGCCTGTCCAAATCAGCCCGTAACTTCCTGCACTGCCATGACAATCGATGGTATAAATGCGGTTTGTTCCTGCGACAAAACAGCCTATAGCTTATTTACCGGATTGGGAGGCAAAGATTATCCATTAAAACAATATCGGGTAGAATTTACCGGAACAATAATCCACGTTTACAATTAA
- the greA gene encoding transcription elongation factor GreA, with product MSKVSYYTAEGLKKLKDELEHLKSVMRPKASQDIAEARDKGDLSENAEYDAAKEAQGLLEMRIAKLEEVYSNARLIDESQLDVSKALVLSNVKIKNQSNGMEMKYTLVAESEADLKTGKISVTSPIGKGLLGKSVGEVAEITVPNGVLKFEILEITRD from the coding sequence ATGAGTAAAGTATCTTATTATACAGCAGAAGGATTAAAAAAATTAAAAGATGAGTTGGAGCATTTAAAAAGTGTAATGCGTCCAAAGGCATCTCAAGATATAGCAGAAGCAAGAGATAAAGGAGATTTGTCTGAAAATGCGGAGTATGATGCAGCAAAAGAAGCACAGGGTTTATTAGAAATGAGAATTGCTAAACTGGAAGAAGTGTATTCTAATGCAAGATTAATTGATGAATCACAATTAGATGTTTCGAAGGCGTTGGTTCTTTCTAATGTAAAAATTAAGAATCAAAGTAACGGAATGGAAATGAAATATACACTTGTTGCTGAAAGTGAAGCAGATTTAAAAACAGGAAAAATCTCTGTAACGTCTCCTATTGGAAAAGGGTTACTGGGGAAATCTGTTGGAGAAGTAGCTGAAATTACTGTTCCCAATGGAGTTTTGAAATTTGAGATTCTTGAAATTACCAGAGACTAA
- a CDS encoding HIT family protein codes for MPSIFTKIVNGEIPAYKIAEDDNYLAFLDVNPNAKGHTLCIPKQEIDKIFDMEEELYLGLMKFSKKVAAALEKTVPCKRVGVAVVGLEVPHAHVHLIPLNEMDEMRFHNKVKLSKEEFEALAKDIQANL; via the coding sequence ATGCCATCAATATTTACCAAAATAGTAAACGGAGAAATTCCTGCTTATAAAATTGCTGAAGATGATAATTATCTGGCTTTTTTAGATGTAAACCCAAATGCAAAAGGACACACACTTTGTATTCCGAAACAAGAAATCGACAAGATTTTTGATATGGAAGAGGAGTTGTATTTAGGATTAATGAAGTTTTCTAAAAAAGTTGCAGCAGCCTTGGAAAAAACGGTTCCTTGCAAGAGAGTTGGAGTGGCAGTTGTTGGTCTTGAAGTACCTCACGCACACGTACATTTGATTCCGTTAAACGAAATGGATGAAATGCGTTTTCATAACAAAGTAAAACTTTCTAAAGAAGAGTTTGAGGCTTTAGCTAAAGATATTCAGGCGAATTTATAA